DNA from Quercus lobata isolate SW786 chromosome 1, ValleyOak3.0 Primary Assembly, whole genome shotgun sequence:
ctctctcacacactacccttacatgattcccacctaaatacagtgtttctaaatgctgaatttcaagcaaatttggcacggaataaagccaacaaaatggttgattaaattcaaccttacagaattaaactttgaataataaaatatcaatttcttggCTCAAAGATctcaaaaaatattcaaatttggaatttcaaaatataGATAAGAAAAGACTACTACAACTCCTCAAAAAGGATATTATATAATAGCTTTTAGCAACCCTAGAGTCCTTTAATAACCACAGAATCCTAATCCTTTATCTTTCATATAACAATTAAACCCTAACTATCCATTTTCATAAAAAGTCACATGCTCATCGCATTCTCGTCACAACcaattaaaatactaaatacataacaataaaaaaaaacagagcattGACAAACAAAAGGCTAGCATTGTAATAGCTAACAGTTAGAAAAAATGGACTAATGGGACTTTTAGGCTTTGGGCTTAGCTGCATTATTCTCTCTAAACTAGGAAAAACTCGTCTTGACAAGAAAACCTCAGCTGTTTCAGCATACAACATAGATCAATTTCGTCAACTCCTATCACCAATTCATGTAATTTTGCCTGTTGGCTTACCCAACCACTTTAGCAAGTACCTAACACAGGACAAACTAGAacaattcaatggaaaatttaaAAGACAGGAAAATAAGGGATTTGAACCTAGGAATCAACACCTAAACTTTCTTGGAATCAGTACCAAGCGAAGAAAACCACTAGGAGTCAACACCTAGGGTTGACTCCTAGTTGGCACCAgaccaaaaaccaaaagaaatttTCATTCTTCAAAAATCATCTCCCAAAAGGAGTAAAATAGTTTGGATAAATAGGAAAACTAAACCCTAATTTTAGGAGGTGTAGAAAACCCTAACTGCCTTGTTATAAAAATAACCTtgattctaaataaaattaataattaaccTAATTAACTACTaggaccaaaaataaaaatacaatgttggctaaaaagatataaaactaaatgaaaaaaattatatcattgtGTATCCCACATCAGTACTACTTATACTAATTACTAAATGTTCAATTTGTTTTCCAATAGCTTCCATGTCTCCATCAATCCCATCAaatgagtatatatatacatacacacacatataaaagTCAAAGATTAGGCTGATTTGCAAATTTGAAGGTAATTCAAGCAAATAAGCATTTAGGCTAATCTACTGTGATAGAGATGTCAGAAATCTGacctcattttcttcatttccaCCAAGTGTAGGACGACCATAATGGACTATGTACTCAGCATCCACAACACCAACGTTTTTGGTTCGATCACCctgcttttttttggggggagggggggggttGAAGGCTTTAGGCAACAAGTCTGGCccaaggatatatatatatatatatatatagagagagagagagagagagagagagagagaaaacaaaaaattataaggagCTTGCCTGGGCACAATATCCGAGCTGCATGTCTAGACCCCAAGCATGGATCAAGTCattctataaaaataattaggaaTCTAAATGAGTTAATCCAGAGTTAATCTGGATGAGACCTTAAGTTACAATCTAAGTCACTAAGTTAAAAGAGGTTAGGGAGCTTCTGAAAAAATATGGTAGAAATTTATCAACTACAGCATTACAActataaagaataaagaagcCAAGTATTATTCAGAATATTAcaagaaaaccctaaacaaCCCCGTTCCTCCTGTCATTGCATTGGACTTTAATGCTATCATACATTTCTCAGTTTTATGTATATATCCTCTCAAATTTTGTACCAAATATCCAGAATATGTACTCCAGTGGCCACCCTCACCCTGTCCCctgcctcccaaaaaaaaaattcaaaattgtaaAGTGTAAATTAGTTGATGAAATGAGGTCAGGTGTGCATGTGGATATGCAGAGCCAATATAGCTTCCATAGCTGACAAACAGGAGGTCTAAATAATATACAAATATTTTTGGTGGGGCATGGTTAAACCAGCTTGGTTCCAAACTCCTTTAGATATGGAGAGAAAACTGAGATTTTCATATTGGGCATGTTTTGGTTATTTTACGGATTTAAGTATTTTAATGCTGAAGTTAGTCATTGTCTGTCTGGATGTAAGTTTTGCCAATATTATTCCCATATGGGTTTAGTTTGGgtctttaaattatttaaaggTCTCTCCTTATATAAAGTAAGAGATTTTAGCTTAAAACATTCCTATTTTGTGTCAGTTTAGGCATATCTTATAGAATCAACTGAACATCTAGATTAATAAAAACTTGCTGcagattttcaacttcttttcaTCACTACTAAAGTATTAAGGTCAAACCTGGATCATATACCATACACACCGCCAGGCAGCTCTTGAAAAAACAGGTGCCATCATTTCTATCCACCTGCAATACTGCTTTTCATCTTAGTTTTGTCAAGTTGGATAActccaacaaagaaaaatgatgcAAGAAGTGGAATTCTctaaaatagattttataaCACCATCTGTATAAACCTTTTAAGctattaaaataaatacttCTAATATATGCAAACTTTTACCCAGTGCATGGAGGGGCTGTACTGCTGCCATCACAACCTTTCCTCCCTCCACCAGGCTTGTACGTCCTTCTGCACACAAAATGACCAGAAATGTATCTTTGTTTCAAACTTTTAATCTTTAAACCAAAGTTAGGTCATGTTTGAAAATTAGAGGTTTTTCTAGTTTATAGCCCATGAAAAGCAACTGAAGCAGTTTGAGACACGGTGCTAAGTGCATATTgaattaacatcctattgctcCATCTGATAagataaaattgataaacaacCAATCCTGAATCAGGGGTGGCACCATCTCACATAAATAGCAATCAGGTTTTAATATTCGTAGTATGGTACTCAAATGGTAACTAAAGTCTGCTGATCTAAGAGTATAAAATTGTTCAATACAAatcaaaaagtaataaaaaagaaatgctatttatttttttaatagtaagtAATGAAGTTTTGTTGAAGATGAAAAATACTTTATGTTCACGATGATGAACAAAaagtatattaaaaatttacaacAAATCAAACAGAAGATCTTAAAATGTTTTGGAactcaaaaaatgaaataataaaaattattcgTCCCGTATAAGTCTCTTTTGCAAAATACATACATTTTAAGGAGCTTTTAATGCCTCACAAACTCTTAACATTTTGTATATTCATTCAATTTACCCTCATGCTCTAAACTTTCATAAAAGAACAAATCCTAAGGTGaggaaaaagatagagagaaagagagagtagaaATTTTGAACCTTTAATATTTTGATGAGAGGCACATCATGAGACAAACAAAATTGGCAAAAGGGACACTCATTAtgggatagagagagaaaagaataacaaataaaaaattattaacaagAGAATAAGCCTGCTAGAGAACCTGTGCACTTTTGTTCTCCTCCCACGAGCAGTAATTTGATGATGCACCTCTGATTTGTTACGATCAAGTGCCGGCTGTGATATCTCAAGCCCCTCACTTATAATAATAGACACATACCTGGAAGTGTCAAGAGTAGAAAGAATTTAAAGTGTAACCATTTTCGGTTTCAAAGCATGcatgaaacaaaatttaagtttgTTAATCAGTGTTGTTAAAGGCTCGAAGTGCATTTGAGTGCAAAAGCCTAATGGAGCCTAAGTGAAAAGCGTAAGTGTGCATCAAGTAAAGCACACATTTCTTAACTGCAAGGTATAGTTAATCCCAATAAAGATTCACAATacctcatttaaaaaaaaaaaaaaaaaaatcaaatcattttttcatttatcttaAGCTAAATTTGTTAGATCATTGTCCGATTGCACAAAGGTTGTATGCCTAAAATATCTCTAAAAtacatttgaataaaattgcaGAAAAGAAATCATCAAATGGAatgcaatttaaaaataaaatccagaTACTAGTTATATTGCACTTTCCcatatattagaaaataataccCAACCATGAAAAATGATCACATTAATgcatacataaaaatatattgagtgtACTGATCATGGTCATTCCTAATTGGTTGCTGATTAATGATCTTTTTTGAGTGTACTGATCAATGGTCATTCCTAATTGGTTGAGTGTACTGATCAATGGCACTCTTTTGGGCTTGCTACTTGTACAAAAAGCATGTGTCTTGCATTTCATTTAATGTGCTTTCCTTTAAGATAAAGAAGCACCTTTCCATTGGCACCTTGTGATTTAATAGCATTGTTGTCAGTGGGTGGCTTttgcaataaaaatttatttctacACCTTTTCACTATTAAACCTTAAGATTACAGGGTTATGAATTTTCTCTGAAAAACTTCCACAGCTGACATGCCTAAAGAATCACTAAAAATTTCATGCTTTTTTCTGTTCTCTTTTGATAGAGTAcaaaatttcatgattttttaatacaaaatcattaaaaaaatgaattatataaaacataatttttaccAGAAAATATGTTCTGGTAAACAAATTTtcatcataaatatttttttcaagaaaCAGTCTTTACTTTTCTGGCCCCCAAAGTTGGAGCATAAATGCATGTTAGAAGCATTCATAGTGCTTCTTTTCTCAAGGCAATGGGCAACAAATAACTGAACGGACTCCTAACATCCCAATCTTCAAGGTGAGCAGTTTAGAATTAGTTTAATCTCcattaaaaatatgttttgctACAAATCACTGATGAAATCCAACAGAAAAAATGTGTGATCATGGAATAATAAGAGACTACAGGTTCTAAAAAGTTTTGTGCAAGCAGTGACTggtttataatattataattaatgcacaaaataaatcaaaaagtGAAAATTCTATAATCAAGGGGTTGGTCATGAACAtggaatcaatttttttattatgaaatttatgaaTGTAGTTAGTAAATCGGCTTCCATGGGTTTATAGCACTATAGGGCTTTAGTATTTTAAAACCCTAGGTTATTTTACAATTTCTATTTAGGCTCTGGCTCATCATTCAACTGCACATAGAAATTTCTTGACCTTTGCAATCTATTACCTAGTATGTGGCCTTTGGCCATTATTCATCTTACTGCTAAAACAAGAAATATGTCAAATtcaaagatcaagaagcacAGCTACAACCACAGACATGAACATGTTACAGAACTTCTAGAATAAGCCTCAGCTACAGGAAAATCTTCTCAGCACCCAATGCATCAATAgaattttatataagataaacGACATGGAAGCTTGTGACTCTAGCTACTTTGCAACTTTCCacttaaacacacacacacattgttTTTTCTATGCTTTCTACAATAAGGTGCAGCCAACATACTGTTCAGGATGGAAGTCCTCGACCCCAAGGTCCTCATCCCAAAGGAAAATGTAACTATATTCAGCCACTATATCAGGATGTAAGAAACGCTTAGCAAACCACCTAGCAATCATGAAAACCAAGATTTACTAAAACACATTAGTGTAATGCAACTTCATTTAGAGAAGAAGATTAGAGTGGCACGATAAAGTACTTACCATTTAGTTTGATTGACTGCAGAAATGTGTATGACATGATCACTCCACTCAAAATCCTTCCATTCATCAACAATACCATCATAGTGGAAAAGCATCACAACAAAATTGCTTGATAGAAACTGCAGTAGGGGTAATAAAGGGCAATTAGCCACAAGATAAAACAGGGTAAATTGCAATTAGTAACGTACACAGAATCAGTTAAGTACCTTTTTCACCATTTTATTCACAAGAACTTTTTGCTTTATCCCAACAGCCATAGCAAATAAATTATTCGTGTTATTC
Protein-coding regions in this window:
- the LOC115991513 gene encoding uncharacterized protein LOC115991513 isoform X1; the encoded protein is MKKSDCVSFLADPNSRRSCLCSIFPTASLLCLVYFIGSAFIAPNYKEKLSIWGLGGSLQNSAVSNCGIKCRPYGSEALPEGIVSKSSNLEMRPLWGSRKATYNVGFQQTNVNNTNNLFAMAVGIKQKVLVNKMVKKFLSSNFVVMLFHYDGIVDEWKDFEWSDHVIHISAVNQTKWWFAKRFLHPDIVAEYSYIFLWDEDLGVEDFHPEQYVSIIISEGLEISQPALDRNKSEVHHQITARGRRTKVHRRTYKPGGGRKGCDGSSTAPPCTGWIEMMAPVFSRAAWRCVWYMIQNDLIHAWGLDMQLGYCAQGDRTKNVGVVDAEYIVHYGRPTLGGNEENEASSHSHAKDHRVDVRRQSYIEYEVFRKRWKKAVEEDKCWTDPYPQPVVESIYF
- the LOC115991513 gene encoding uncharacterized protein LOC115991513 isoform X3 gives rise to the protein MKKSDCVSFLADPNSRRSCLCSIFPTASLLCLVYFIGSAFIAPNYKEKLSIWGLGGSLQNSAVSNCGATYNVGFQQTNVNNTNNLFAMAVGIKQKVLVNKMVKKFLSSNFVVMLFHYDGIVDEWKDFEWSDHVIHISAVNQTKWWFAKRFLHPDIVAEYSYIFLWDEDLGVEDFHPEQYVSIIISEGLEISQPALDRNKSEVHHQITARGRRTKVHRRTYKPGGGRKGCDGSSTAPPCTGWIEMMAPVFSRAAWRCVWYMIQNDLIHAWGLDMQLGYCAQGDRTKNVGVVDAEYIVHYGRPTLGGNEENEASSHSHAKDHRVDVRRQSYIEYEVFRKRWKKAVEEDKCWTDPYPQPVVESIYF
- the LOC115991513 gene encoding uncharacterized protein LOC115991513 isoform X2 is translated as MKKSDCVSFLADPNSRRSCLCSIFPTASLLCLVYFIGSAFIAPNYKEKLSIWGLGGSLQNSAVSNCGIKCRPYGSEALPEGIVSKSSNLEMRPLWGSRKTNVNNTNNLFAMAVGIKQKVLVNKMVKKFLSSNFVVMLFHYDGIVDEWKDFEWSDHVIHISAVNQTKWWFAKRFLHPDIVAEYSYIFLWDEDLGVEDFHPEQYVSIIISEGLEISQPALDRNKSEVHHQITARGRRTKVHRRTYKPGGGRKGCDGSSTAPPCTGWIEMMAPVFSRAAWRCVWYMIQNDLIHAWGLDMQLGYCAQGDRTKNVGVVDAEYIVHYGRPTLGGNEENEASSHSHAKDHRVDVRRQSYIEYEVFRKRWKKAVEEDKCWTDPYPQPVVESIYF
- the LOC115991513 gene encoding uncharacterized protein LOC115991513 isoform X4 is translated as MKKSDCVSFLADPNSRRSCLCSIFPTASLLCLVYFIGSAFIAPNYKEKLSIWGLGGSLQNSAVSNCGIKCRPYGSEALPEGIVSKSSNLEMRPLWGSRKATYNVGFQQTNVNNTNNLFAMAVGIKQKVLVNKMVKKFLSSNFVVMLFHYDGIVDEWKDFEWSDHVIHISAVNQTKWWFAKRFLHPDIVAEYSYIFLWDEDLGVEDFHPEQYVSIIISEGLEISQPALDRNKSEVHHQITARGRRTKVHRRTYKPGGGRKGCDGSSTAPPCTGWIEMMAPVFSRAAWRCVWYMIQNDLIHAWGLDMQLGYCAQGDRTKNVGVVDAEYIVHYGRPTLGGNEENEGLATGSREWLTVGKSSKEAHV